The sequence below is a genomic window from Candidatus Kapaibacterium sp..
ATCCCCCTCCAGCCCCGCTCTCGTGGCGGGGCTGACCTGGGGGGGGGTATGGGTGAATTTTATTGAACGGGTCCTCTTAATAAATCATTGCAAACTGAGGGAAAATTTACTTTTAAAATTTATAATCTGTGAAACCGAAATCTTTTGTAAAAATACCATAACGTGCCAAATGTCTAAACCAATCAAATATAAAGTATGCATCTTTATCATAAAGGACATAATCAACATTCAAATATTTGCATTTTTGTTCGAATCTCCAAAATGACAATAAATTTGTGACAATGTCTTCGCTATCCGCATTAATCTTAATTATTGCAGCATCGAACATGAATCTGGGCTTTTGAAAACTGATTTTTATATTCAACTTTTCATCTCTCATGATTTTCATGCTCAATGCTGTTTCTGTACCATTATAAATGCAAATCGAATCTTTATCATCATAATATATGTATTTCATACGTGGATGCCCTTCCCATAAATCAATTGTATCAATATCCACAAAACAGTATTCAATGTAATATATTGTATCTAGGTGGTTTATCATATCAGGTAATGAACTGCTAGAACTTACTCTATTTATTAATAAAAGATACGGTTTTTGAAAATTTGAGTCAACTATATTTTTTAAATTCTTGAATTTTTGAGTTTCTCTGATATCCAGCAACTTGCTACTTACGATGACTGGATCTGAAATTAATGTGTCTAATAAGGAAGTAACAGCAAAATATGGATTTTCCAACCAAAAGAGTCCCTTTTGATTTTGTGTAAACAAATTCTGATAGTCAAGTAATACTACACTTACAATTATTAATATCAATTTAATATTATATTTCATTTTATCACCTTTTGTAATTTTTAGTTCTATAATAATGTTCTAAATTATAATCAGGGTGGAATAATTCATTAGTGGAAACTGGGATTATATATTCAATTTCCCGACCATTTGGAGAATAGAAAAAATATGAGCCTTGAATGATTTTCTCAGAGTAATGGTTAATGTTGCTAAAATAGTCTAACAAAACTGAATTCCCGAATTGTAAAGCCTGAAAATCATCTTCCAGAAAGTTATAAGTAACTCCATCTACTGTAAATGAAGAATGAACATTTCCATTTAAATCACCCGTAAGCCATTCAGTGAAATGATAGTATTCATGTGCTAATATATATAAATAACTTTTAGGGTCTGTTGAAAAATCAAAAAATGACTCTGGTAAATAAATATGATATTTATCTTTATCGTTCCTATCTTCCATTGCCCAACCTGAATTCCCACCTATTTTATGGTACACAAGTGTCTTACCCTCTTCTTTTGCTTTTTTATCAAAAGCAGTCATAGTATCGTCTAATAATTTAGATTTCTTTTTCCTTGTTTCCAAAATCTCTTTCTCCTCTTTTGATAGTTCCTTGGCATTCTGTAAATTAGGCTTTTGTCCATTTGATCCCCGTCCATCTTCTCCTGTTCTTCCACCTAATCTAACCATACTACCATCACTCAAAATCCAAGTTTCAATACCCATATAACGTAAATCTGTTGCATAGGCCATCCTTTCCATTTGAGCTCTTGAAGCTATAATGAAATTGTCCATTGCAATTTTTTTCATCATAAGTTCTTCAGTGGATTCATAATAAGTCTCGTATGCAAACCTTAAATCGTCATCTGAGAAACGTTCCATCAACCTATCTTGGTCTTTCTCGTTCTCAGGTATCAGCCCTGACGGGTCTTTCCAAACAAGTGGGGAATTGAAGGAATAATGATAGGTTGTGTGGCGTGGCATTGCCTCGAACAGCGGGTCAACACTCAGAAAACGCCCGAGCTCTGCCGAATACATTCGCATTCCCATTGCAAAGCAACTCGATTCGCCGTCGTATTCTGCGGTCGCAAATCCGTGTTTCGTCGGTTCGTCACCACCGTCCAACTCTCCGAAGGGCTTGTAGTCAAAGCTTTTGATGTCCTTCAAACCGACATCATCCCAAATCACTCTAAGCCCCTCTTGATAATTGGGGAATTGCTTTTGTGCTTTTACCACTCTATGCGAGTTGTTCCACATCGCGATATTATGAATTTAGTTTGAAAACAGAATCCAATTCTTTTTCACAAACATATGAAAAAAAAGTAAAGTAGCAAATTTTGAGATTGTTTTTGTCTTTCTCCCTTTCCTTCGGAGAGGGTCGGGGTGAGGTTTCTTAGTATTCCCACGAATAAATTCATGGGCTATGTTTCTTGCCCGTCCTGTCAGGTGTAACACCTGACGCGACAATCCAAACACTCTACAATTCCCATCTTCGTCCCTAATTTTTTCATTTTTGAAGGGAGAATGATATGAAATTAGGAGCATTTTCGATTAGCCTGAGTGTCAAGGATATTCGGGCATCGCAAGAGTTTTACCATACGTTGGGATTTATTGATTTTGGCGGCGATATTGAGCAAAATTGGCTGATAATGAAGAACGGAAACGCAATGATTGGGCTATTCCAAGGCATGTTCGAGGGTAATATAATCACTTTCAATCCGGGTTGGGACGAGCATGCGAACAATTTGGAAGCTTTCGACGATGTTCGCCTAATTCAAAAGCATCTGAAAAGCCATGGCATCAAACTCGAATCCGAAGCGGACGAAAGCACAACGGGACCTGCAAGTGTAGTATTGCTAGACCCCGACAAAAATGTGCTTTTGCTTGACCAGCACAGATAAAATTAGTATAATAGCGAGCTTACATTTTGCAGGTATTCATGCCCAAGATGGCGTAAAGTCCGCAAAGTTTGAATGTTGCAGTAAGTGCCAATATCACTGCGGCAACCAAGAATATTATGCCTAATGTGCCTGTTACGACGCCCGTAAAATACAAAATTGCTAATAAGATTGCGACCCCGAATCTTATGATTCTGTCTGTATTGCCTACGTTTACTTTCATGAGATACTCCAAATTGTATATTAATTGCAAATATTGCCATTTGTTCATATAGACGTTTTGCCAAACATTATCTTACAAACATATTTTCAAATATTCGTTAATTTTCAATTACACTTGAACTAATGTTCATTCGTTTATTAGTAAGATATATTTGGAGGAAATGAATGGAAAAATTTAGGGAATTGAGTGTAGATCAACTCGTTAAGATAGCAGATGTGCTGAAGACAATCGCACATCCTGTACGGCTCGATATTATCAAATTGCTCGAAAAGCACGACAAACTCTGCGTCAACGACATCGTGGAGCATACTAAAATCGAGCAATCGCTGCTGTCGCACCATCTGACAAAGATGAAGGACCGTGGCATACTCAGTTCCAAACGCGAAGGCAAGCACATTTTCTATTCCATTTCGATGACAAATATACCGAGCATTTTTGATTGTATGGAACGTTGTAAAATTTAATGGTGGACTGATGTCTTATAAGAATTTGAATTTAGAAGAATTTACGAATTTATCCCAATCTTTACCCGATGCGAAAGTCATTGATTGCCGTACTTTTGGCGAGCTGAAATTCAGAAGCCTCAAATACGACATTCACCTCGATGTGTCTAATCCGGGATTTTTGAACCAAGTGAAAGAGCTCGACAAGAGCAAGCCCTATTTTGTGTATTGCGCAAGTGGTGGCAGAAGCTCTATGCTCTGCAGCTACCTTGAGCGTTACGGTTTTGGCAATTTGTATAATCTTTCGACGGGTGTGATGTAGTTACAGAACAGCGTTCTGTCTTAAACATAGCCCACGGTTTTAACCGTGGGAAAATAAAGGAACCTCACACCGACCCCTCCTTGAAAGAAAATAAATCCCCCTCCAGCCCCGCTCTCGTGGCGGGGCTGACCTGGGGGGCGATAGTGGTAGTTTGATGATTTAAGGATTTCATATTTTGAAAATTACTATGATTATTATCTAATCTAACTCACGATCCTCATATTTCATGTACGGGATGCTGTCACCCCAAATTTTTGCACTTTTAAACGAAAGCAAATATAATCCACTTTTAGAGTCAATGATTTTATATAACTGTAAATATTCATGTGATGGATGTTTTAATATCAAAAACCTTGACAAGTCGTCATCATAATGAAATGTTTTATACATGTCATAATATTCCTTATAATCACAGATTAAAAAATCATAATATGTGTCATAACTAAAGCTCGTTATATCATTCTTATTTAAGTATTGAAATAGGAAGACAAATCTCTTCATAGTTTCAATATCAAAATTCATAAAATAAGAATCATTCGTCAATATTTCCAAATCTAATTTTCCAATTCTTCTCTCGTTGATTTGCAAAATACTATCTGCCGTTGAAATGTCAACAAAAGTGTTTTTAAGTCTAGGTAATGTAGAAAACATTTCTTTCATCAATAACTGCATACTTTGCAAAGAATCTCGAACATTTTCAATTGAATCATGGCGAAAAATAATATAGTTCCTCTCAGTTGGATTTTCTTTGTCTTTATGAAAAATAACTACGATAATTGCAAAAATTAGGTAAAATATTATAATTGACGCAAATATTTTGCCAATTAATTTCAAATCTCTTTTATCAAACATATCTATTTCCCCTCTATAAATTTCTTATATGAATGAAAATATCCACGGATGATCATTTTGCTATCTTTCCATTCATCAGTAAATCCAATAATATTCCACCAGTTCTTATGTGAACCTTTCCAAATTCCAAAAGCCCCTCCTCCCATTAGAGCTTCATGCAAATGTACACCACTTGCTTTGGCAGCGACGCCATATGCATAGTTTCCAAAATCGTCACCTTCAAAATATTTTCCTTCATACATTCCTCCACGCTTATATTTTGCAGTTTGCTTTAAATTCAAGAAATCAGAATTGTGCCCCATAAATTGAATTACACCGAATGGTAAAATATTCAGATTAAGCCCAAGTGATCCTGGTAGCAATCGATTATTAAACCTTCTAAAAAATCTGTCAATTTCCGTCAAATGTGTATTAAAGTCCTTTGTCAAATCACGTGGTCTTTCAGCTTCTACAATGACAGTTCCTTCTATGGAATAGCTTTTAATGAAATTTAGATACCAATCAGTAAAATTCTGTAACGAGGCATACGGAATTTTTGAAACTCCTTTTTTATCCTTTGAATCTTTATCACTCTTATTACTTTTCCCACTTCCATTATTTCCACCACCGCTTGCTCCACCACCGCTTGTACCAGCACCACTTCCATTCGTTCCACTTCCATCTCCACCGGTTCTTCCGTCAGATTCTCCTCCGCCGCCAGCACCGCCACCACCACCCCAGCCAGGTGGTCCGTTTGGGTTGTCACCTCGATTCATTTGGTCGTCAATAAATGCGTCATGAGCTGCAATTAGATTACCCCAAGAACAAGATTCAATAATTTCATATTCAAATCTATAAGAATCAATATGATAATTTGATTCGCTTAAATCCGGAAATTGCAATGCCATCAACCTATCCTGGTCTTTCTCATTCTCTGGCATCAGCCCTGATGGGTCTTTCCATACGAGTGGGGAATTGAAGGAATAATGATAGGGGGTGTGTCGTGGCATCGCCTCGAATAGTGGGTCAACACTCAGGAAACGCCCGAGCTCTGCCGAATACATTCGCATTCCCATTGCAAAGCAACTCGATTCGCCGTCGTATTCTGCCGTCGCAAATCCGTGTTTCGTCGGTTCGTCACCACCGTCCAACTCACCGAAGGGCTTGTAGTCAAAGCTTTTGATGTCCTTCAAACCTCCACTATCCCAAATCACGATACTCCGCACCGAGCCGAGATTGTCAGTGATATGTACCTCCTTCGTCGTGCCGTCCGCTTGGAACTGCAATTCACCACCGGCAGCATAATACTTGAATGGTGAAATATATACCCGTCGCCCGACATCAGTCTTGTTTTCATTCGGCTCTGTCGTTGTCGCCGTCTGCAATCCCTTGTAAAGCACGTAAAGTTCGCCTGCAACTCCCGAGAGCGAGTATTCCCACAAGTGAGCGTAATCATCGCCGAGGTCGTCCGTGCCGTCTCCATGAGGAGATATAAGCAATCGCTTTTGTTCACGAGTATCGAAAGCACCCTTGCGATACTGCCAGAGCCACTTTTGTGGGTCGTAGCTTATTGCATCGGGACTTGCGTATTCTCTATGCGAGTTGTTCCACATCGCGATATTATGAATTTAGTTTGAAAACAGAATTCAATTCTTTCACAAACATATGAAAAAATCGAATAGTAGCAAATTTTGAAATTGTTTTTGTCATTCTCCCTCTCCTTCGGAGAGGATCGGGGTGAGGTTCTTTGTTTTCAGATGTGCCACACCTCCGAGGTGTGGCACATCCATGACGTTGACATTCTTCTCCCACGGTTAAAACCGTGGGCTATGTTTTGGACAGAACGCTCTTGCAGTCCAAACGAATAAAATTCCCCTCTTGAGGGGTGTCTGCGAAGCAGACGGGGTGGTTGTTTTATATTCACCCACGGTTGAAACCGTGGGCTATGTTTACATCAATTTTTTAAAACCGTATCTTTGTCAAGGGATTTTAGGATTAATAAAAATACAACACACCCCCTAACCATCTTGATAGAGGGGGAAAGGCTTTTGGGGTTTCTTTGTATTCTTTGCGTGTCTTATTTTGCGTTATTTGCGGTTAATTGTTTTAATCCTGTCCATCACGAAATCTTGATAATCTTGTTCAGGACAAACAATCCTGTCCATCACGAAATCTTGATAATCCTGTTCAAGAATCTTCACCCAAACAACAAAAGGCTAAACGAAATTCAATTGAATTAGTTTAGCCTGTTATTAGGCGTATGCGTAGTAAAAGCACTATGAGGGGGCGCTGTTACTTTACTTTATTTCTTTGTGCAAAGTGTGTTTCTTCATGAATGGATTGTATTTCTTGAGTTCCAATCTTGAAGGTGTGTTTTGCTTATTTTTCGTTGTAGAATAACGTGAAGTCGGCACTCCTGCCGCTTTTGCCTCGGTACATTCGACCGTGATTATTATTCTCTGCTCTTTCTTTGCCATTTCTATACATTCCTGAGTAATTTACTATCAAAGAACTACAAATGTACGCAAGATTTTCCGAATAGCAAAAAAAATATTTAACTCTTTGTTTCGAGATTATAAGAAACATATTAACAGGACTTATGACGCTGGATATTGAAAATCAATTAGAATCTTTTGCACAAAGTTTCATCCCAACGCTCGATTTGGTGCGTTCCAAGTCTGTTTTCGAGGAAGTGAAGCAACTCAAGCTCGGCGATACGGCTCTGGCTACGGCTTTTCTAATCAACGCAGATTTGAGTGACCCGAAGACCAAAAAGCAGGTCGCAGAGACATTCGGTCAAAAAGTTGTTGATAATATCGAACTTTTGGGACGCATTGGCAAGGTGCAATTTATGGAAACTACTAAGAATATTGCGGCTTTGCGGAAGCATTTTATCGAATTGACCGAAGAAGTTGAAATTATTTTCATCAAACTTGCCGAACGTCTTTGCAACCTGAACTTTGCCGATAAAGAGCAGCACGAAGACATTTTGAATTTGTCCGAAGAGGCGCTCTATCTGTATTCTCCGATTGCACAACAACTCGGTATCCGGAAGTTTTACACCGAAATGGAGGATATCGCTTTCCGCAATCTGTATCCGGATGATTTCAAATATTTGGAAAAGATGATTGAAGCCAAACGCAATGTGTTCAACGCTAAATTGAATTCGATGCGGCACGATTTGAACAAAGTTCTGGAAAAATATTCGATTAAGGCGAAATTTCAAGCGCGTGTTAAAAGACCTTACAGTATTTATCGAAAATTGAAAAAGCAAAAAGTTCCGCTCGATAAAATCTATGATTTGCTCGCTCTGCGAGTGATTATTGATTCGGTAGAGCATTGCTATTTGACTCTCGGGGCGGTACATAGCAATTGGATACCGATTGACGGACGTTTCCGAGATTGGATTTCATTTCCCAAAGCAAACGGCTATCGCTCCATTCAGACGACTGTTGTGACTCGGAACGGCGACAAGTTCGAAATTCAAATCCGTACCGAAGATATGCACCAAGAAGCCGAATACGGTTCATCGGCACATTGGGCTTACAAGCAAGGTGCTCAATCAACTACAAATAGTTGGATTGTCAGATTGCGCGAATTTCTCGAAAATGAAGAATATTTCGACAATCCATATGAAGTTTTCGACAAGTTGAAATCGGAAATGAAGCGGGATTACATCAACGTACTCACACCAAAGGGCGAAATATTTTCACTACCCGAAGGCTCGACTCCTTTGGATTACTCATTTTCGGTTCATACGGATTTGGGCTATAGAACTACAGGAGCACGCGTAAACGGGAAATTTGTTAAGCTGAACACGGAACTAAAATCCGGCGACGTAATTGATATAATTAGCTCCAAAACTTCTACTCCGTCTCGTGATTGGCTTAAAATTGTCAAAACGAACCGAGCTCGCTCGAAAATTTTAAGATGGTTCAAGAAAAACGAGCAGGAAGTTTTCATTTTCGAGGGCAAAGTAGCTTGGGAAAAGCTCAAGACCAAAAATGTGAAAAAGCTCAAGGGATTTGACGACGAAAATAAATTCAAAAATGGATTGAACAAACTCGGCTATAAATCGCCCGATGAATTTTATTATGCGATTGCCAATGGCTCTGCGAAGTGCTCATTGTTCACGCTCAAAAGGATTTATCCTGATGCTTTCCGCAAGAAAGAGGATTCAGAGAGAAAATCAAGCAGTTCACACCCCAAAGATGTGATGCCGAAAATCAATGTTGAAGGTATGAGCGGAATTACAACCATTTTGGCTAAATGCTGCAACCCGATTAAAGGCGAGCCGGTCATTGCATACATCACAAAAAGGTCTGAACTAAAGATTCATTCGGCAAATTGCCAATATCTGAAGACTCAGAACCTTGACCAAAGCAATTTCAAAAAAGCCGAATGGACTGATGGCGACTCTTATCAAGTCGTCAAATTGCGGATTTTTGGCGAATCTTACTCCAATTTGCTTTCGATTGTTGTGGACGAAGCCGACCAATGCAAGTTGAGGATTATGGATTCCTCGCGAATTATCAATCGTGCTGCTACTACCGGCTTATTGCTCGAAATTGAGGTGAACGACATCAATCATCTAACGAAATTTACAAATAAATTGAAAAATCATAAGGCAGTCGAAAGCGTCAAGAGCGTCTAATTGTTTCAATTATTCTGTCTCGAATGCTTGTTTGCGTTTTACAATGGCAGCCCTACGTTGCTTCATTTTGACTTTTGCCAAAATCACATTTTCAAAAATATTTCGCACATCGAAAAAACTTTTGAATGGATAATGTGGCACTTTGTTGTTGTTGCAATATCGGGCAAGAAATTTCTTAGCGAAAATTATATCGCTATGCTCGGCGGCACAAAAATCCGAGTAACCATCGCCGATATAAACGATAATCGCATCTTCGGGCGAATTTGTTAGCAATACGTTCCGCTTGCAGGAGGCGCTCAGACAATTGCATGATTCATCTGCACCATAAAATTCGGGTGAAATTTTATTGCCAAAATTCAATTTATTGGCATACAAAGGCAATTTGGAAAGTCCCGCCAATTCAAGAAGTGGCTCGATA
It includes:
- a CDS encoding RHS repeat-associated core domain-containing protein, which codes for MVKAQKQFPNYQEGLRVIWDDVGLKDIKSFDYKPFGELDGGDEPTKHGFATAEYDGESSCFAMGMRMYSAELGRFLSVDPLFEAMPRHTTYHYSFNSPLVWKDPSGLIPENEKDQDRLMERFSDDDLRFAYETYYESTEELMMKKIAMDNFIIASRAQMERMAYATDLRYMGIETWILSDGSMVRLGGRTGEDGRGSNGQKPNLQNAKELSKEEKEILETRKKKSKLLDDTMTAFDKKAKEEGKTLVYHKIGGNSGWAMEDRNDKDKYHIYLPESFFDFSTDPKSYLYILAHEYYHFTEWLTGDLNGNVHSSFTVDGVTYNFLEDDFQALQFGNSVLLDYFSNINHYSEKIIQGSYFFYSPNGREIEYIIPVSTNELFHPDYNLEHYYRTKNYKR
- a CDS encoding VOC family protein; this translates as MKLGAFSISLSVKDIRASQEFYHTLGFIDFGGDIEQNWLIMKNGNAMIGLFQGMFEGNIITFNPGWDEHANNLEAFDDVRLIQKHLKSHGIKLESEADESTTGPASVVLLDPDKNVLLLDQHR
- a CDS encoding DUF2892 domain-containing protein — protein: MKVNVGNTDRIIRFGVAILLAILYFTGVVTGTLGIIFLVAAVILALTATFKLCGLYAILGMNTCKM
- a CDS encoding metalloregulator ArsR/SmtB family transcription factor, whose product is MEKFRELSVDQLVKIADVLKTIAHPVRLDIIKLLEKHDKLCVNDIVEHTKIEQSLLSHHLTKMKDRGILSSKREGKHIFYSISMTNIPSIFDCMERCKI
- a CDS encoding rhodanese-like domain-containing protein; this translates as MSYKNLNLEEFTNLSQSLPDAKVIDCRTFGELKFRSLKYDIHLDVSNPGFLNQVKELDKSKPYFVYCASGGRSSMLCSYLERYGFGNLYNLSTGVM
- a CDS encoding RHS repeat-associated core domain-containing protein produces the protein MWNNSHREYASPDAISYDPQKWLWQYRKGAFDTREQKRLLISPHGDGTDDLGDDYAHLWEYSLSGVAGELYVLYKGLQTATTTEPNENKTDVGRRVYISPFKYYAAGGELQFQADGTTKEVHITDNLGSVRSIVIWDSGGLKDIKSFDYKPFGELDGGDEPTKHGFATAEYDGESSCFAMGMRMYSAELGRFLSVDPLFEAMPRHTPYHYSFNSPLVWKDPSGLMPENEKDQDRLMALQFPDLSESNYHIDSYRFEYEIIESCSWGNLIAAHDAFIDDQMNRGDNPNGPPGWGGGGGAGGGGESDGRTGGDGSGTNGSGAGTSGGGASGGGNNGSGKSNKSDKDSKDKKGVSKIPYASLQNFTDWYLNFIKSYSIEGTVIVEAERPRDLTKDFNTHLTEIDRFFRRFNNRLLPGSLGLNLNILPFGVIQFMGHNSDFLNLKQTAKYKRGGMYEGKYFEGDDFGNYAYGVAAKASGVHLHEALMGGGAFGIWKGSHKNWWNIIGFTDEWKDSKMIIRGYFHSYKKFIEGK
- the rpmG gene encoding 50S ribosomal protein L33, giving the protein MAKKEQRIIITVECTEAKAAGVPTSRYSTTKNKQNTPSRLELKKYNPFMKKHTLHKEIK
- a CDS encoding TGS domain-containing protein; translation: MTLDIENQLESFAQSFIPTLDLVRSKSVFEEVKQLKLGDTALATAFLINADLSDPKTKKQVAETFGQKVVDNIELLGRIGKVQFMETTKNIAALRKHFIELTEEVEIIFIKLAERLCNLNFADKEQHEDILNLSEEALYLYSPIAQQLGIRKFYTEMEDIAFRNLYPDDFKYLEKMIEAKRNVFNAKLNSMRHDLNKVLEKYSIKAKFQARVKRPYSIYRKLKKQKVPLDKIYDLLALRVIIDSVEHCYLTLGAVHSNWIPIDGRFRDWISFPKANGYRSIQTTVVTRNGDKFEIQIRTEDMHQEAEYGSSAHWAYKQGAQSTTNSWIVRLREFLENEEYFDNPYEVFDKLKSEMKRDYINVLTPKGEIFSLPEGSTPLDYSFSVHTDLGYRTTGARVNGKFVKLNTELKSGDVIDIISSKTSTPSRDWLKIVKTNRARSKILRWFKKNEQEVFIFEGKVAWEKLKTKNVKKLKGFDDENKFKNGLNKLGYKSPDEFYYAIANGSAKCSLFTLKRIYPDAFRKKEDSERKSSSSHPKDVMPKINVEGMSGITTILAKCCNPIKGEPVIAYITKRSELKIHSANCQYLKTQNLDQSNFKKAEWTDGDSYQVVKLRIFGESYSNLLSIVVDEADQCKLRIMDSSRIINRAATTGLLLEIEVNDINHLTKFTNKLKNHKAVESVKSV
- a CDS encoding MtnX-like HAD-IB family phosphatase: MAVDKNSNFEIKIFCDFDGTVTSKDLGDEIFKRFGEFDELSKKLKSGEIDIKTYWYRITETLDNKLNPEIIAEFAKEFEIDPYFVDFVHFCQGRGIEITLVSDGYREYIEPLLELAGLSKLPLYANKLNFGNKISPEFYGADESCNCLSASCKRNVLLTNSPEDAIIVYIGDGYSDFCAAEHSDIIFAKKFLARYCNNNKVPHYPFKSFFDVRNIFENVILAKVKMKQRRAAIVKRKQAFETE